Part of the Methanobrevibacter sp. TMH8 genome, AATAGCTTTGATGCTAGATTCAACAAAACATTTGATGTTACACTTAATACTAGTGGAAATATACTATACAGTTTTATAACTGACAATGAAATGGAAACAATAGAAGGTACAATTACAATAACTCCAAAACCACCTACACCAGAACCAAACAATAATAAAACAAGTAATGCAGTTAAATCAGCTACTATGAAAAAAACTGGAATACCAATAAATATGATTTTAATCATCTTATTAAGTGTTTTAGGAGCTTTAATAGGTAAAAAAAGATATTAAAAATTTTTCCATTTTTTTATTTTGAAGGAATATGAACCTATAATTCCTTCAAAACTTATTTTTTAATGAAATTTTTTAAATAATATATTAAAAAATAATATATTAGAAATAATATATTAGAAATAATATGTTAGAAAATCACAGATTATTAAAAAATTGTTGCTTCTAATTTATCAATATTAAAAATAGTCTCAACATCCTCAGGAGTCCAATGGTTTTTACAACCTACATAATCGAGGATTACACATTGAGGAGGAATTCCACAAGAAACGATTTTCCAACCTCCTTCAATAAGATTATTAATACATGCTACACCTACTATCCCTATTTTATTTTTAGCATCATTAGATAAATTAGATAAAATAGAAGATGTATGATTAACAATATAAACAGAATTATGATTATTATTAAATTGTTTACTTACCTTACCAATATTACAGTTATTATTACATCCCATACATTTTAATCCAATATCATCTTCAATAGCTAAGCAATTAGAACTTTGAATTTTCATACAAGAAGGTAATAAAATAATTATTTTTTCCCTATTTTTAAATTCTTTTTTGTATACTCTACTCATTATTTCTGCAGCAATTAAATTAATATGATATTCAAGCTCTGATCTATTACAAAAGATAATATCTTCATTATCAATGTGATTTTTAATGTATTTATTTCTAAAGCTATCAATATTTGGCGTATATATGTTCAATCTCTTTTTTCCAAAGTTTTCAAACCATTTTGTAAATTTAAGGAGGAGATTAAAGTAGTTAATAGAAGTTTTTTCGTTTTTTGATATTAAAAAATCTTTCCATATTTTTAGATGTTTTAAAGATTCCTTATAATCTCCAGTAGCTTCTAAATAATTTAATAGAAGGTTTAAACTTAAATTTAGATTTTTTATATTATAATCCTGTGTAAAATCATTAATTTTATTTTTATTATTTATATCATGAAGATATTTAGTAGCTAAATGACCTCTTATATCATCAATTTGATTTTTATAAGGAGAGTTGAGAATATCTTTTTTATTTCTTAAATTAGAAAGCTTAGATAAGATTTTTTGATTAAAAGGGTCTAATTTAATAGCTTCACGGATATAAAGCTTCCATAAAACACCCAAATATAAAGCTTCAAAGACATTTTCTTCTGGATAAGACCCAATATAAACATTATCAACAGGATTTTCAGCTAGATATAATTGAAAATCCGAAATTATTTCCCCAATATCTTCTTTAGCTTTGTTAAGAACAATATCAGTGAAATTTTTAATTACTAAATAATAATCATCCCTAGGATTATCTGGTTTAAGATTATATACAATCCTTTTATAATCAATATTTTTATCATCACTCATTTTATCATTAACCTATTTATTATTAACTAAATTATTATTAACTTAATTATGCTAACAAAATTATTATTAAACTAATTAGTATTAATCAAATTATTTCAAATTCATTATTAAATGTTCTTAGGTTCATTATTAGAATTATTAGAATTATTTTTAGACTTATCTATAGACATATAATTCAAAATGAACTTAAAATGATCTTCAATATCATTGAATATTGTATCTAAATCTAATTCAGATGGGTTATTAGGATATTTGATCACTACAGTTTCAAACATTTTAAACATACTGTAATTATAATAGCTTTCAGCGAGTTTCTTTGGATCTGCTTTTCTAATTATTTTTTTATCCATCAAATTTTGGAAAAGCAATGTCCAAAAATCAATTATTCCATAAACTAATTCTTTTAAAAAGAACTCTTTAATTTTATCATTATGATATAGTTCTATAAACATTAATCTTAAAATTTTAATCATTTCTACAGACTTAAACTGAGATTTAACCCCTTCTGATCCATAATGATACAACATCATAGGACTTTGACTTAAAAATTTTTCTTCATCTTCTTTTGTAATAGTTATTTTATTCATATTTTCCATAAAATATGTAAAAATTGATTCTAATATATCTTCTTTTTTAGAATAATGATAATAAATAGAAGCTTCTTTAATTCCAACTTCTCTAGCTATTTCTCTCATTGAAACATCATTGTATCCTTTTTTAGAAAACAAGTCTATAGCTACACTGAAAATTTTTTCTTTAGTATTATTTACATTCAAAATATTCACCTATCTAACACTCGATAGATATAATATATACCTCATAATATATAAACCTAACATATGATAGGTAAAATTTAGAAAAAATAATTTAATATAATATATTGAATATGATATATTGAATATGATGTATTGAAATTAGTAAAAAACCTCTGTAAACCCTCTAAATAATAAAAAAACTTTGTGTTTTTAAACCTATAAAAATAAAAAATTTTAAAAAATAACAAAAAACAATAAAAGTAATAAAAGATAAAAATGAAAAGCATGGATTTTTGTAAAAATTGTGGATTGATTAAATCAAAATGTACATGCAATAAGAAATATTCTAATAATGAATCTAAAATTGTTAGATTTTATCATAAAAATGAGAAATTATCCACAGCATGGATTCGGAATGATAAAATAAAAGATAGGAAAGGTCAAGAATTTCTTTGTGATAGTTGTAACCATCCCTTAATTTATAGTAAAAACAAAATTTTTTGCCCTGAATGTGATAAAGAGTTTGTTTTATATAAAAAATTTTTCGATGAAAAATCAAATAAATCGAGTAAATCAAAAATTAAAAATATAAATAATGTTTTGGGTTTTAAACAAAGTAATCCATTATCTTTTGAAAATTCTAAATATCAGAGTAATTTAGGTCAATTCAATGCAAATATTTTTAAAAAATTAAAACCTGTGGATTTTTCTAATGTTCCTAATTTATTTGAAGATGTTTTTTTATTATTAACATCTAATCCTCAATTTTATAAAGAAAATTTTAAATTAATACTAAAAGATTTTTATAAAGATATTTCAAGTTTTAGTGAGAATATTTCAAAGAAAAATAATAATAATAATAATAATAGCTTTAAAAATGTTAATCCTGATGATTGGAGTGAATTTGTAGTTAACATTGATGCTAATTATTCTATTTCAAATATTATTTTAAATAATAATGGTAATGATAATTCTAATAATCCATTCAATAAAAATAACGAAAATAATAAGAATAATAAGAATAATGAGAATAATGAGAATAATAAAAGTAACTATGAAGAAGTTCTTTTAAAATTCTTACTTGAAAATAACTCGAAAAATTCTAACTATAATCTTCAATTTTGGTCTTTAATAGCTAAATTCACATTATCCTTAATTAAGAATTATGCTTTTATTCCAGAAATTTTAGAGCTTGATTATAAAAAATTCCATATAAGGTGGATTCCAGCTATTTTTAATCAAATTGTAGCTTGTACTTGTGAAAAATTTCTTGAAAGCTGTCCTGATGACTTGATTGTTTTTAATGGTTCTAAAATTAGTAAAAAA contains:
- a CDS encoding DUF116 domain-containing protein, coding for MSDDKNIDYKRIVYNLKPDNPRDDYYLVIKNFTDIVLNKAKEDIGEIISDFQLYLAENPVDNVYIGSYPEENVFEALYLGVLWKLYIREAIKLDPFNQKILSKLSNLRNKKDILNSPYKNQIDDIRGHLATKYLHDINNKNKINDFTQDYNIKNLNLSLNLLLNYLEATGDYKESLKHLKIWKDFLISKNEKTSINYFNLLLKFTKWFENFGKKRLNIYTPNIDSFRNKYIKNHIDNEDIIFCNRSELEYHINLIAAEIMSRVYKKEFKNREKIIILLPSCMKIQSSNCLAIEDDIGLKCMGCNNNCNIGKVSKQFNNNHNSVYIVNHTSSILSNLSNDAKNKIGIVGVACINNLIEGGWKIVSCGIPPQCVILDYVGCKNHWTPEDVETIFNIDKLEATIF
- a CDS encoding TetR/AcrR family transcriptional regulator, which translates into the protein MNVNNTKEKIFSVAIDLFSKKGYNDVSMREIAREVGIKEASIYYHYSKKEDILESIFTYFMENMNKITITKEDEEKFLSQSPMMLYHYGSEGVKSQFKSVEMIKILRLMFIELYHNDKIKEFFLKELVYGIIDFWTLLFQNLMDKKIIRKADPKKLAESYYNYSMFKMFETVVIKYPNNPSELDLDTIFNDIEDHFKFILNYMSIDKSKNNSNNSNNEPKNI